One window of the Catharus ustulatus isolate bCatUst1 chromosome 33, bCatUst1.pri.v2, whole genome shotgun sequence genome contains the following:
- the SYCE2 gene encoding synaptonemal complex central element protein 2 isoform X2, with protein MSREEPESPEPEEAAGDGPVPSELSGDEPQGKDPDRPRAEPALGHRSSLYFASLGATIDGLQQQARDICNRVTESRQEDQTVLNSFRESLLLKVLKLAEQLEERLFRSYDSYNKLIEERLQELSEVLERVEGVQAELRCICCTIEAAYQDLCLQPEP; from the exons ATGTCACGGGAGGAGCCTGAGAGTCCCGAGCcggaggaggcggcgggggacggCCCCGTCCCGTCGGAGCTGAGTGGGGACGAGCCCCAGGGCAAGGACCCGGACAG GCCGCGTGCGGAGCCAGCGCTGGGCCACCGCTCGTCCCTGTACTTCGCCTCGCTGGGTGCCACCATAGacgggctgcagcagcaggcgCGGGACATCTGCAACCGCGTCACCGAGAGCCGCCAGGAGGACCAGACGGTGCTGAACAGCTTCAGGGAGAGCCTCCTGCTCAAG GTCTTGAAGCTGGcggagcagctggaggagcgGCTCTTCCGCTCCTACGACTCGTACAACAAGCTGATcgaggagaggctgcaggagctgagcgAGGTGTTGGAACGCGTGGAGGGGGTGCAGGCGGAGCTGCGCTGCATTTGCTGCACCATCGAGGCGGCTTATCAGGATCTCTGCCTGCAGCCCGAGCCCTGA
- the SYCE2 gene encoding synaptonemal complex central element protein 2 isoform X1: MRSMPLTGGPCPCMTHGEGPSWDGGCIPRTEGPEFRPRPRAEPALGHRSSLYFASLGATIDGLQQQARDICNRVTESRQEDQTVLNSFRESLLLKVLKLAEQLEERLFRSYDSYNKLIEERLQELSEVLERVEGVQAELRCICCTIEAAYQDLCLQPEP, from the exons atgagGTCCATGCCCCTCAcagggggtccctgtccctgtatGACCCACGGGGAGGGTCCCTCATGGGATGGGGGGTGCATACCCCGGACAGAAGGTCCCGAGTTCCGGCCCAGGCCGCGTGCGGAGCCAGCGCTGGGCCACCGCTCGTCCCTGTACTTCGCCTCGCTGGGTGCCACCATAGacgggctgcagcagcaggcgCGGGACATCTGCAACCGCGTCACCGAGAGCCGCCAGGAGGACCAGACGGTGCTGAACAGCTTCAGGGAGAGCCTCCTGCTCAAG GTCTTGAAGCTGGcggagcagctggaggagcgGCTCTTCCGCTCCTACGACTCGTACAACAAGCTGATcgaggagaggctgcaggagctgagcgAGGTGTTGGAACGCGTGGAGGGGGTGCAGGCGGAGCTGCGCTGCATTTGCTGCACCATCGAGGCGGCTTATCAGGATCTCTGCCTGCAGCCCGAGCCCTGA